A portion of the Granulosicoccus antarcticus IMCC3135 genome contains these proteins:
- a CDS encoding ABC transporter permease, which produces MTSVNTEARPGLFSKLVASGAHQKLLAFASLVILLVGFTLASPNFMQVSNIIAILQATSVNGVLAVAATLVIITGGIDLSVGTLMTFTAVMAGVVLTNLGLPLPLGVIAAIGAGAFCGFCSGSFVAKMKIPPFIATLGMMLILKGLSLVISGTRPIYFNDTPGFDLISNGSLIGMLIPSLPIPNGVLILFLVAGATAYILSRTVLGRYCFALGSNEESVRLSGVNTDWWKIAIYSLAGAIVGIGGLLIASRLNSAQPALGLGYELEAIAAVVIGGTSLSGGRGTILGTLIGALIMAVLINGLRILSVAQEWQTVVTGAIIILAVYADMVRRKKSA; this is translated from the coding sequence ATGACATCGGTAAATACAGAAGCTCGACCGGGGCTTTTCAGCAAGTTGGTAGCAAGTGGGGCACACCAGAAATTACTGGCTTTTGCCAGTCTGGTTATCCTGCTGGTGGGGTTTACTCTCGCCTCGCCAAACTTCATGCAGGTCTCGAACATCATCGCGATATTGCAGGCAACCTCTGTCAACGGCGTACTTGCCGTGGCTGCGACACTCGTGATTATCACGGGGGGGATTGACCTGTCTGTCGGTACGCTCATGACTTTTACTGCTGTCATGGCCGGAGTGGTGCTTACCAACCTGGGTTTGCCACTGCCGCTGGGTGTTATTGCCGCGATTGGGGCCGGTGCATTCTGCGGATTCTGTTCCGGTAGCTTTGTGGCCAAGATGAAGATTCCACCGTTTATTGCAACGCTGGGAATGATGCTGATACTCAAAGGCCTCAGCCTTGTCATCTCGGGAACACGCCCGATCTATTTTAACGACACTCCCGGTTTTGATCTGATCTCAAACGGCTCTCTGATCGGCATGCTCATTCCATCACTGCCAATTCCGAACGGTGTATTGATACTGTTCCTGGTTGCAGGGGCCACCGCCTATATTCTCAGTCGCACTGTACTGGGTCGTTACTGCTTTGCGTTGGGTAGCAACGAGGAATCTGTCCGACTCTCTGGTGTCAATACAGACTGGTGGAAGATTGCGATATACAGCCTGGCAGGTGCCATTGTCGGAATTGGTGGTCTGTTGATCGCATCGCGTCTCAACTCTGCTCAGCCAGCACTTGGGTTGGGGTACGAGCTTGAAGCGATTGCGGCTGTTGTCATTGGCGGGACTTCGCTCTCAGGTGGTCGCGGCACCATCCTGGGTACGCTGATTGGAGCGCTGATCATGGCGGTTCTCATCAATGGCTTGCGCATTCTGTCTGTTGCTCAGGAATGGCAGACGGTGGTGACAGGTGCAATCATTATTCTGGCTGTCTACGCCGACATGGTACGGCGTAAGAAATCGGCCTGA
- a CDS encoding L-fuconate dehydratase, whose product MTKITTLRTVDVRFPTSQSLDGSDAMNPDPDYSAAYVILETDGGHEGHGLTFTIGRGNEICTAAIDALRPLVVGLDMDWVEADMGRFWRHITSDSQLRWIGPDKGAIHLATGAVVNAVWDLWAKQEGKPVWQLVAEMSPEELVRCIDFRYLTDCITPEWAIDFLTRQAEGKSERIATLKNEGYPCYTTSAGWLGYDDEKLRRLCRDAIDAGFKHIKMKVGHDLQDDIRRLTIARDECGPDAILMIDANQVWEVDQAIEWIQALSFAKPWFIEEPTSPDDIEGHRKIREAVAPVQVATGEMCQNRIIFKQLIMRGAIDVVQIDSCRMGGLNEVLAVMLMAAKYDLKVCPHAGGVGLCEYVQHMSMIDYLCIAGTREGRVIEFVDHLHEHFVDPCVIRDAAYMPPELPGFSIEMKPDSIAQYTFKG is encoded by the coding sequence ATGACTAAAATTACCACCCTGCGTACTGTCGATGTACGCTTTCCTACGTCGCAGTCGCTGGATGGCTCAGATGCGATGAATCCTGATCCAGACTACTCTGCGGCGTATGTCATTCTGGAGACCGATGGCGGACATGAGGGGCACGGTCTGACCTTCACTATCGGCCGCGGAAATGAAATTTGCACAGCAGCAATCGATGCGCTGCGTCCGCTGGTGGTTGGTCTTGACATGGACTGGGTCGAGGCTGATATGGGGCGATTCTGGCGGCACATCACATCGGATAGTCAATTACGCTGGATCGGACCCGATAAGGGTGCCATCCACCTGGCAACCGGTGCCGTAGTCAATGCCGTCTGGGATCTATGGGCCAAGCAGGAGGGCAAGCCGGTCTGGCAATTGGTAGCCGAGATGAGTCCTGAAGAGTTGGTGCGCTGCATTGATTTTCGATACCTGACTGACTGTATAACACCGGAATGGGCGATCGATTTTCTGACCAGACAGGCCGAAGGCAAGTCTGAGCGTATTGCTACGCTCAAGAACGAAGGCTATCCGTGCTACACAACATCTGCCGGATGGCTCGGCTATGACGATGAGAAGTTACGTCGACTCTGCCGTGATGCTATTGATGCCGGATTCAAGCACATCAAGATGAAAGTGGGCCATGACCTACAGGACGATATACGTCGTCTGACCATTGCTCGTGACGAGTGTGGTCCGGATGCCATCCTGATGATCGACGCCAATCAGGTGTGGGAAGTGGATCAGGCAATCGAATGGATTCAGGCACTATCCTTTGCAAAGCCGTGGTTTATCGAGGAGCCGACCAGTCCGGATGATATTGAAGGTCACCGCAAAATCCGCGAAGCTGTGGCTCCGGTTCAGGTTGCCACTGGTGAAATGTGTCAGAACCGGATCATATTCAAGCAGTTGATCATGCGTGGTGCTATTGATGTCGTACAGATCGATAGTTGTCGGATGGGTGGGCTTAACGAGGTATTGGCAGTCATGCTGATGGCAGCCAAATACGATCTCAAGGTCTGTCCGCATGCAGGCGGTGTGGGTCTGTGCGAGTATGTTCAGCACATGTCCATGATCGATTATCTGTGTATCGCAGGAACCCGAGAGGGTCGCGTCATCGAGTTTGTTGACCATCTGCACGAGCACTTTGTTGACCCGTGTGTAATTCGTGATGCGGCTTATATGCCACCGGAGCTGCCCGGGTTTTCTATCGAAATGAAACCTGATTCGATTGCTCAGTATACGTTCAAGGGCTGA
- a CDS encoding ABC transporter substrate-binding protein, producing MKRRNLLGALVATALLSGTTLAQAQDKLYIPMISKGFQHQFWQAVKAGADQAAEEFGVEVTFEGPDSEAQVDRQIDMLAAALAKSPDAIGFAALDSQAAIPLLRKANEAGIPIVAFDSGVASDIPVSTATTDNSAAAALAADKMAEFIGGAGQVAVIAHDQTSSTGVDRRDGFVNRIADTYPDIEVVTIQYGAGDQLQSTEIAKSILTANPELKGIFGTNEGSAIGVVNGVRESGAKDIVIIGFDSGAAQKEAIRSGLMVGAITQNPVGIGYETVKAAVLTIKGESVPEVIDTGFYYYDANNIDDPEIAAVLYD from the coding sequence ATGAAGAGACGTAATTTGTTGGGCGCACTTGTTGCCACCGCGCTATTGTCCGGTACAACACTGGCCCAGGCTCAGGATAAGCTCTACATTCCGATGATCTCCAAGGGCTTTCAGCACCAGTTCTGGCAAGCGGTGAAAGCAGGAGCTGATCAGGCTGCAGAAGAGTTTGGTGTTGAAGTGACCTTTGAAGGTCCGGATAGCGAAGCTCAGGTCGATCGTCAGATTGACATGTTGGCAGCTGCTTTGGCCAAATCACCTGATGCCATAGGATTTGCAGCACTCGATAGTCAGGCGGCAATTCCACTGCTGAGAAAGGCAAACGAGGCCGGTATCCCGATTGTGGCATTTGACAGTGGTGTTGCCAGTGATATTCCCGTATCCACGGCGACCACGGACAACAGTGCAGCTGCGGCACTGGCAGCTGACAAGATGGCTGAATTCATTGGCGGAGCAGGGCAAGTCGCTGTTATTGCGCACGACCAGACCAGCAGCACCGGTGTTGATCGTCGCGATGGTTTCGTTAACCGGATCGCTGATACTTACCCTGATATCGAAGTGGTCACCATTCAATACGGTGCTGGCGATCAGTTGCAATCGACTGAAATTGCCAAGTCCATCCTGACTGCCAATCCTGAGCTCAAGGGTATCTTCGGTACCAATGAAGGCTCTGCTATTGGTGTGGTCAATGGCGTACGTGAAAGCGGTGCGAAGGATATCGTGATCATCGGTTTTGACAGTGGAGCTGCTCAGAAAGAGGCCATTCGTTCCGGCTTGATGGTAGGTGCCATCACTCAGAACCCTGTTGGCATTGGCTATGAAACGGTCAAGGCAGCTGTCCTGACGATCAAGGGTGAGTCTGTCCCCGAGGTTATCGATACTGGCTTTTACTACTACGATGCCAACAATATCGACGACCCTGAGATAGCGGCTGTCCTTTACGATTGA